The genomic segment AGAAAGATACAACGTAATTTCCCGCACAGTATTCGACCGGAAAATCAGCCAGCTGATATTGATAAACACAAACATGCCGCCGAGCCGAAGCAGCCGCTTTAGGTCAATGTTCCGTCCGGCAATCCGTACTGTACTGCGACGCGGTTTTCCGGCTGCGATACGATGTTCGTCAGTTAGTACCGATGACGGCGTTTCATTCTCTACCGTTTCCTTTCCCGCTTCGGCACCGATTGTACCGGCAGCGGCAATGCTGTATCCTGTATCAGACACAATACTCGCGGCGGCGCGGCGTTCTTTGCCAAGCACAGCGGCTACCCGCTCTGCAGCGCAAGCAAGTCCCTGCAACAGCCCCCACAGCACAAAGGGAATAGAACCGCCATGCCACACCCCTGCAATAAGCATTGTCCCGACCAGCGCAAACACCGTGCGAAGTAAACCGTAGCGTGAGCCGCCGAAGGAGAAATACACATAATCGCGCAGCCACGACGAAAAGCTGATATGCCAGCGCCGCCAAAACTCGCTCACCGATTGAGAAAGATACGGCCGGTTAAAGTTCTGCGGCGCTTCAAAACCGAGTAAAAGCCCAATGCCGATCGCCATATCGCTGTAACCGGAAAAGTCGCAGTAAATGACAAATGTGTACGACACCAAAGCGACAAGCAGTTCGAGGGTATTACACTGTGCAGGATTCGCAAATACGGGATCGACGGCAAGCACGGAAAGAAAGGTTGCCAGCACCATCTTTTTATACAGCCCCGACAAGATCAGCAGTACGCTGCGGTCAAAGGCTATCGGACGTTCCGCCGTTGCATCCTGTGTAAGATTGTCAGGCAATGCTGTAAAAAAGGCTTCCGCCTGCACAATGGGTCCCGACGCCAGTTGCGGAAAAAACGAGATATAGAGCAGCACTTCGATAAACGATTGAACCGGCCGCATCTTGCAAAGATAAATATCAAAGATATAGCTCATCGAGCGAAACGTATAGTAAGAAATTCCTACCGGCAATAAGAGCGAGTAACTTTGCAGTTGTAACAACAGCGGCGCTTGGAGCTGTCCGTTAAAAAATGTGTAGTTTAAAAAGGAAACAGCAGTATAAAAATATTTAAAAAAGCCGAGAAAGAGAATATGCAAAACGGTACCGGTTATCATCGTAACGGTACGGGGAATATAGTTTTTTTGTATACCGAGCAGATAACCGGTAAGACCGGACAGCGCCGACACTCCAAACAGCAAGAGGCAAAAGCGCCAATCCCAGCAGGCATAAAAAAAATAGCTTGCGCAGGTAAGCAGCACAATCCGTTGTCTTTTCCGCCTGAATACATACCAGTACAGAAAAAAAACAACGGAAAAAAAGAGCGCAAACCGGAGTGTCGGAAATAACATCTCTCAAGAGATTAAGGAAGCGCTGCCGGTTTGTTTGCCATCTTGCGCTGAATATCGGCGGCGCGATTCGCCGGCATCAACGAGAACCAGTATGCAACGGAAGATGTTTTGTTCGCTTTTTTTGCGATTGCCTCTACCGCCCGCAACACATCGATAATATCCTGATCATCCATTTGCAGCAGGTTTGCGACCGCCTTCTCGGGCGGCATACCATTGATATACCGTGCAATCTGATCGATATTCGCTTCCCGCATATCCCGTTCCGTCATCATCTGTTTAAAAGATTTTTCTTTTTCTTCTATGATAGAAAGCCGGTCGTCCAGTTCCTGTGATACCTGTGCCGCTTCTTTTTCGCGGGCGGTAACATCAGCTTCTTTTTTATCAAGCTCCTGCGAACGGACATCCAAGGCAATCAACCGCTTTGCATACCGGTCGGCATCCAAATCCGCATCCGCATCAGCCGGAGAAG from the Treponema medium genome contains:
- a CDS encoding MBOAT family O-acyltransferase, which codes for MLFPTLRFALFFSVVFFLYWYVFRRKRQRIVLLTCASYFFYACWDWRFCLLLFGVSALSGLTGYLLGIQKNYIPRTVTMITGTVLHILFLGFFKYFYTAVSFLNYTFFNGQLQAPLLLQLQSYSLLLPVGISYYTFRSMSYIFDIYLCKMRPVQSFIEVLLYISFFPQLASGPIVQAEAFFTALPDNLTQDATAERPIAFDRSVLLILSGLYKKMVLATFLSVLAVDPVFANPAQCNTLELLVALVSYTFVIYCDFSGYSDMAIGIGLLLGFEAPQNFNRPYLSQSVSEFWRRWHISFSSWLRDYVYFSFGGSRYGLLRTVFALVGTMLIAGVWHGGSIPFVLWGLLQGLACAAERVAAVLGKERRAAASIVSDTGYSIAAAGTIGAEAGKETVENETPSSVLTDEHRIAAGKPRRSTVRIAGRNIDLKRLLRLGGMFVFINISWLIFRSNTVREITLYLSSLKNITQPFRTVHWFVLVPLAAAFLLQIPKEETRRAYFARYVRLPLTVKAAAVVLFFVGLNIVSTSGIAPFIYFGF
- a CDS encoding periplasmic-type flagellar collar protein FlbB codes for the protein MRRRGSFGRVIVLLLLIIILVFGGLFWFSYLGLINARGVFSPVYSLFGLKTPAGVASPADADADLDADRYAKRLIALDVRSQELDKKEADVTAREKEAAQVSQELDDRLSIIEEKEKSFKQMMTERDMREANIDQIARYINGMPPEKAVANLLQMDDQDIIDVLRAVEAIAKKANKTSSVAYWFSLMPANRAADIQRKMANKPAALP